One region of Rana temporaria chromosome 9, aRanTem1.1, whole genome shotgun sequence genomic DNA includes:
- the LOC120914488 gene encoding PIH1 domain-containing protein 1-like — MEPDKSLLSAELNSEMEEALYEHMLLQVKQEIQNRLPIPQVSKQIRPQPGFCIKTHTSKNEKIFINICKSSQIPAAPDLSDQELVTILESDDPSGYRVPMSIGEPHVEVDNSGSGCTAYDIVINSSFFDKIKNNELFREFFITVAMEGLENKYALELSREWRMLKNRKFMGSIFDQNIRTTSKPMIQEMDTKSSQPVASKTLISEVTSSPEVPEYTIIAEPSEGHPTFLVAEISLPKVSSIRSLVLDLGEDRIVLLERPDLYIMDIFIPYNIVQEESGAQFNKETKVLTITMPVQPA; from the coding sequence ATGGAACCGGACAAATCCTTGCTGTCGGCAGAACTAAATTCAGAGATGGAGGAAGCTCTCTATGAACACATGCTTCTGCAGGTAAAGCAAGAAATACAAAATAGGCTACCAATCCCACAGGTATCAAAACAAATCCGACCCCAGCCTGGTTTTTGCATAAAGACTCACACATCAAAAAATGAAAAGATCTTTATTAACATCTGTAAGTCCAGTCAAATCccagcagccccagacctcagTGACCAGGAGCTTGTGACGATCTTGGAATCGGATGATCCCTCTGGATATCGTGTCCCTATGAGCATTGGAGAACCCCATGTTGAAGTAGACAATAGTGGAAGTGGTTGCACAGCCTATGACATTGTGATAAACAGTTCTTTCTTTGACAAGATTAAGAATAATGAACTTTTTAGGGAATTCTTCATCACAGTGGCAATGGAAGGGTTAGAAAACAAATATGCGCTGGAACTTTCTAGAGAATGGCGAATGCTGAAAAATCGAAAGTTCATGGGATCCATATTCGATCAAAATATAAGAACAACTTCCAAACCTATGATTCAAGAGATGGATACAAAGTCCTCACAACCAGTTGCAAGCAAAACTCTTATTTCTGAAGTCACAAGCTCACCAGAGGTACCAGAATATACAATAATTGCAGAGCCTTCGGAAGGGCACCCAACTTTTCTTGTGGCTGAAATATCTTTGCCTAAAGTGTCCTCTATCCGATCTCTTGTACTAGACCTTGGTGAAGATCGGATTGTATTATTGGAACGTCCTGACTTGTATATTATGGATATCTTCATTCCCTACAATATTGTCCAGGAGGAAAGCGGTGCTCAGTTTAACAAAGAAACAAAGGTGCTGACAATTACGATGCCAGTCCAACCAGCATAG